From the genome of Mycoplasmopsis bovis PG45:
ATGCCAGAAGAAACATCAATTAATTTTATTGATTTGTCACTTAAAGCAATTAATTTTGCTTTTGGTGTTTCATATTTTTGAACATCAAATTCAAATTCATTTGTGCCAGTAATATTGAATTTATGGCCATATTTTTTAATATCTAGTTTAACTTTAGTTTTTTCGTATTTTGCAAAGTGATCTAAGTAAACAATATGGCCATCACTAACTTTTTTAACATTATTAACCATTGCATTTGTTACAATAAAGTTTCCTTTATCTGAAGATACTTCATTTAGATTTAATGTAACTTTTAATGAATATTTGCCAAATGTTTTGTCTGAATTAGTATTTTGACTTGCTGATGCACTAATTTCTTTAAGTTGGAAATTATTACTAAAGACTTTGTGTATCTTATTTTTTTAAAATATTTATTTTATAATTTAAAACAAATAATTAGATAATATAAAACTATAAAAATTTAGGAAAAAAAATTATGAAAAAGACAAATAAAATAATTATTTCTTTATCTTCAATAATTTCAATTTCTTCAATGCCATTAATAGCTGCATCATGTCAAAACAAGAATCGAACAGATGAAAGCATAATTAATAATATTACCCCCCCAAACTATAGATAATCAAAAGCAACAAGAAGATAAGAGTAAAGAAGAAAAACCTAATGGTTCTGGTAATTCTTCTCCAAATACTACCCCACAAACTCAAGATAATCAAAACCACCAAGAAGATAATATTAAAGAAAAAGAACAAAGTGATGACCCTAGTGGTTCTGGTAATTCTTCTCCAAATACTACCCCACAAATTCAAGATAATCAAAACCACCAAGAAGATAATATTAAAGAAAAAGAGCAAAGTGATGACCCTAGTGGTTCTGGTAATTCTTCTCCAAATACTACCCCACAAACTCAAGATAATCAAAACCACCAAGAAGATAATATTAAAGAAAAAGAACAAAGTGATGACCCTAGTGGTTCTGGTAATTCTTCTTCAAATACTAACCCACAAATTCAAGATAATCAAAACCACCAAGAAGATAATATTAAAGAAAAAGAACAAAGTGATGACCCTAGAGACTTATTAGAACAACTTGAAAAAATTCGAAAAGATTATGAAAAAACAGAAAAAGAAAATGAAAACTTAATAAAAAACTCAAATTACTCTGATGTTTTAAATAATTGATTTGGAGATATTTATCGTGGTCGCCTTGGTCATAAGTGGAACTATTACTTACAATTTAAGAACATAGTAGAAAAAAGACAAAAACCTGAAAGTTGATTCAAAACCGTTAAGGAGTTTATAGAAGAATACAAAACAGAAATAGAGAAGGATTTGAAAGAACAAAAATTAATATAATAATAAGTTTTTGTCGCCTAAATTCATTAAATATCTAATTAAAATTATCAATTTTAGTCCTAATTTATTATCATAGTTTAAAACTTCAAGATATAAAATAAGAAGGAAAGGAAATTATTCCTAAAATTCTATTAAAAAACCTCAAAAAAATTTAAGTTCAGTATAATGAAATCAAAGATAAATTAGGTATGTATTTAAAATGTGCTATATAAGAAGTTGATATTTTTTGCCAAAACATTGTTTTAAACAACTTCATATACTATATGCGGAAACTATAGATGATCTAACTAAAAACAAAGATTCTTTAAAATATCTAAAATACTTCTTACAAAAATTCAACTCTTAAATTAAATAAAACTGCGGAAATGATAATTAAATCTAAGCAGTGCCAAAATGCTTTAGACTCAATAAATGATGAGAATAATTTAATAAATTTACCTAAGCAAGTTCATGATTGGTTTGACAAGAATAAATTCACATATGACCAAGACGGAAATATTTTTTTGCTAGACAATGAATTAAAAATAAATGAATTGTATGAATTTGATAAGTGCACTAAAATTCCTAATATTTATTTAAATGAAAAACGCAAAGAATACATTGCATTAAGAAATCAATTTAGAAAAAATAATATATATATGATACTTACAAAAGAATTTTAAAAAGAGCAATTGCTCTTTTTGTTGTTTAAATGACCTAATAACCTTATTTATAGGATCTAAAGTCAATTACAGCACGACCAATTAACTCGCCTTTTGCTAGTTGTTCAAACACGTCTTTTACTTCATCTAAGCTAATAATTCTTCCAATCTTAGAAACTATTCCTTTTGTTCCTAATATTAATGCTTCTTTTGTATCTTGTCTAGTGCCAACAACCGATCCTAAAACATGCTGTTCCCCTGAAATTGTTCCTAAAATTGATAAAGGAAATTCTATTTTTCCATTTTCATCTTTAGGAGGAACACCAACTAAGACTTGTCTGCCAGCACGACGTAAAATATACATAGCTAAAGATGCAGAACTAGTTGAAACTGATGTATTAATAACTGCGTGAACACCACCATTTGTAAGTTCCTTTACTTCTTGTACAAACGATAAATCATTAGCATTATAAATATAATGAGCACCTTCATACTTAGCTGATTCTAAC
Proteins encoded in this window:
- a CDS encoding MAG4270 family putative restriction endonuclease, with translation MIIKSKQCQNALDSINDENNLINLPKQVHDWFDKNKFTYDQDGNIFLLDNELKINELYEFDKCTKIPNIYLNEKRKEYIALRNQFRKNNIYMILTKEF
- a CDS encoding variable surface lipoprotein; this encodes MKKTNKIIISLSSIISISSMPLIAASCQNKNRTDESIINNITPPNYR